In Symmachiella dynata, the following are encoded in one genomic region:
- a CDS encoding sugar phosphate isomerase/epimerase family protein: protein MTTHSNALTRRQFNSLLGLSAAGLACAPLANAAEKTLKLRYIVGSSMYGYTKLAEILPEVRKTGATAIDIWPKRHGDQREQLDELGEEKFVELLKQNDVTLGCITQYPLGPFGLQDEMRLASRLGCPTMVTGGSGPKDLKGSELKAAVGAFVEKMKPHLAVAEETGVTIAIENHANNLIDSPDSLKWLIELRPSKHLAVALAPYHLPQDEKLLADLIRTLGNGIAMFYAWEHGMGCMTKLPKEQELMQMPGRGPLDFAPLMAALKSIDYQGWTEIFMHPVPRGIPILETTTEVTAEINRARDYLAKLL from the coding sequence ATGACAACACATTCCAACGCGCTCACCCGCCGACAATTCAACAGCCTGCTCGGTCTCTCCGCCGCCGGACTAGCCTGCGCCCCGCTGGCAAACGCCGCCGAAAAAACGCTCAAGTTGCGGTACATCGTTGGGTCCTCAATGTATGGCTATACGAAACTGGCAGAGATCCTGCCCGAGGTCCGCAAGACAGGCGCCACGGCAATCGACATTTGGCCCAAGCGGCACGGCGACCAGCGCGAACAACTTGATGAATTGGGCGAAGAGAAATTCGTGGAATTGCTCAAACAAAACGATGTGACTTTGGGCTGCATTACCCAATACCCACTCGGCCCGTTCGGCTTGCAGGACGAAATGCGACTCGCGTCGCGACTCGGTTGCCCGACGATGGTCACTGGCGGCAGCGGCCCGAAGGATCTCAAGGGAAGTGAACTTAAGGCAGCGGTTGGTGCGTTCGTGGAAAAAATGAAACCACATCTCGCCGTGGCCGAGGAAACCGGCGTCACGATCGCGATTGAGAATCACGCCAACAACCTCATCGACTCTCCCGATTCGTTGAAATGGCTGATTGAATTGCGTCCGAGCAAACATCTGGCGGTCGCGTTGGCCCCCTACCATCTGCCACAAGATGAAAAGCTGCTGGCCGATTTGATCCGCACACTGGGCAACGGCATCGCTATGTTTTATGCCTGGGAGCACGGCATGGGCTGCATGACGAAACTGCCTAAAGAACAAGAGTTGATGCAAATGCCGGGGCGAGGCCCACTCGACTTCGCCCCATTGATGGCAGCCCTCAAATCGATCGACTATCAAGGTTGGACAGAAATCTTCATGCACCCCGTCCCGCGTGGAATTCCGATCTTAGAAACCACCACCGAAGTGACCGCCGAAATCAACCGCGCACGGGATTATCTGGCGAAGTTGCTGTAA
- a CDS encoding c-type cytochrome: MRNSRTVFVAITAFVLTTATAYCHAAETDGPAPPFVAGFDRFARHGDITPLTASQLLFSELSCTACHAATDNHLQPKRGPRLNGIADRIDPDWIKQFLAAPQTVKPGTTMPDVLAGLNQADKQQAIAALSAYLATQHQAFPEIKAGGGNPVPHEFWNKGNAQRGKQLYHQVGCVACHQPDADYEVAEIKPSAIDEILDQLDPEELAELGLASAARRVESVPHGDLPAKYTPKSLAFFLLNPEAVRPSGRMPSLKLQAVEAADIAAYLLKDQDRLDPPTPPVEDPQLIAEGRRLFRELRCVNCHDTNDKADRNPAKPLAKLDRSADHSCFVAPRNGVPHYYLDPPQAATIHEVLATGKTAATDPLQLAMLQLNCYACHDRNEQGGVGRFRKPYFETVGHVDLGDEGRLPPPLTGVGRKLRQDWMKKVLNGNGDVRSHMHIRMPKFPAAAVKSLPAQFARADKAKPSSEKEVFGPPQDLAEAGRRLMDIGCVQCHQFRGETLPGTVGTDLAGITTRVDPQWFYEFLLNPGELKNRTRMPTFFPGGTSQDKELLGGDPKRQIAAMWTYLKGLDKLPLPEKIVQARSESFELIPRDRPIVLRTFMDEAGTHAIAVGFPEQVHFAFDAESVRLAHAWRGGFLDALGTWFIRFAPPAHPLGDASMNLPAGVPLAILKTEKQPWPTGAADDNRYRFGGYKLDNDGIPTFLYRYGPFEIQDRIVPSDNQGLRRQLTIVNRHPDKSAPPVWFRANLGNTLKQEGPLAYKNDHGLTVTMPKELAARGQIRTSDKFSEWIVPIDVVKKTTIEVQYAW, translated from the coding sequence ATGCGAAATTCACGGACCGTTTTCGTTGCGATAACGGCGTTCGTTCTCACGACTGCGACAGCATACTGCCATGCTGCGGAGACGGACGGACCGGCGCCGCCATTCGTTGCGGGGTTTGATCGCTTTGCGCGGCACGGTGACATCACCCCGCTGACCGCCAGCCAGCTTTTGTTCAGCGAACTCAGCTGCACCGCTTGCCATGCTGCGACAGACAACCATCTACAGCCAAAACGCGGCCCTCGGCTCAACGGCATCGCGGATCGCATTGATCCGGATTGGATCAAACAATTCCTCGCCGCTCCCCAGACGGTCAAACCGGGAACGACGATGCCCGATGTCTTGGCGGGACTCAATCAAGCGGACAAACAACAGGCGATCGCCGCACTGTCCGCCTATCTCGCGACGCAACATCAAGCGTTTCCGGAAATCAAAGCCGGAGGCGGCAATCCGGTTCCGCACGAGTTTTGGAATAAGGGAAACGCGCAGCGCGGCAAACAGTTGTATCACCAGGTGGGTTGCGTTGCCTGCCACCAACCCGATGCGGATTATGAAGTCGCCGAAATCAAACCTTCGGCCATCGATGAAATACTGGACCAACTCGATCCCGAAGAACTGGCCGAACTCGGCTTAGCGTCCGCCGCACGCCGCGTGGAATCCGTTCCGCACGGTGACTTGCCGGCGAAGTATACGCCGAAATCTTTGGCGTTCTTCCTGCTCAACCCCGAAGCCGTTCGCCCGAGCGGTCGCATGCCCAGCCTGAAACTACAGGCCGTCGAAGCGGCTGACATTGCCGCGTACCTTCTAAAGGATCAAGACAGACTCGATCCGCCAACACCGCCTGTGGAGGATCCGCAGTTGATCGCCGAGGGGCGTCGATTGTTTCGCGAATTGCGCTGCGTGAATTGCCATGACACAAACGACAAAGCCGACCGCAATCCCGCCAAACCGCTGGCGAAGCTCGATCGTAGTGCCGACCACTCCTGTTTCGTCGCGCCAAGGAACGGAGTCCCTCATTATTACCTCGACCCTCCGCAGGCGGCCACCATCCACGAGGTCCTCGCGACTGGAAAAACCGCAGCCACCGACCCGTTGCAGTTGGCGATGCTACAACTGAATTGCTACGCCTGCCACGATCGCAACGAACAAGGAGGAGTCGGTCGGTTTCGCAAACCCTATTTCGAAACCGTGGGACATGTCGATCTGGGAGACGAAGGCCGTCTGCCGCCGCCATTGACGGGCGTCGGCCGCAAATTGCGTCAAGACTGGATGAAGAAAGTTCTCAACGGCAATGGCGACGTACGGTCGCACATGCACATTCGCATGCCGAAGTTTCCGGCGGCAGCTGTGAAATCGCTCCCGGCACAGTTCGCCCGCGCTGACAAAGCAAAACCGTCATCAGAAAAAGAGGTTTTCGGTCCGCCACAAGACCTCGCTGAGGCGGGCCGCCGTTTGATGGATATCGGTTGCGTGCAATGCCATCAATTTCGTGGTGAAACCTTGCCGGGAACAGTCGGCACCGACTTGGCGGGGATCACCACGCGTGTCGATCCTCAGTGGTTTTACGAATTCTTATTGAATCCCGGCGAGTTGAAAAACCGCACGCGGATGCCGACCTTTTTCCCCGGCGGCACCAGCCAAGACAAAGAGCTACTGGGCGGCGATCCCAAACGTCAAATTGCAGCGATGTGGACTTACTTAAAAGGCCTAGACAAACTCCCGCTCCCAGAGAAAATCGTCCAAGCCCGCTCAGAGAGTTTTGAGCTCATCCCCCGCGACCGGCCGATTGTGTTGCGGACATTTATGGACGAAGCCGGCACGCATGCAATTGCCGTCGGCTTTCCCGAACAGGTCCATTTTGCGTTCGACGCGGAGTCTGTCCGCCTCGCGCATGCTTGGCGGGGTGGGTTCTTGGATGCGTTGGGCACCTGGTTCATCCGCTTCGCTCCCCCCGCCCATCCGCTGGGGGATGCCTCCATGAATCTACCGGCAGGCGTGCCGCTGGCGATTCTCAAAACCGAAAAACAACCCTGGCCGACTGGCGCAGCAGACGACAACCGGTATCGATTTGGCGGATACAAATTAGACAACGATGGCATCCCGACGTTCCTCTACCGCTATGGGCCGTTCGAGATTCAAGACCGCATTGTACCAAGTGACAATCAAGGTTTGCGGCGGCAATTGACGATCGTGAATCGCCATCCTGACAAATCGGCCCCACCGGTTTGGTTTCGTGCCAACCTCGGAAATACGCTCAAACAAGAAGGACCGTTGGCCTACAAAAACGATCATGGTCTGACGGTGACGATGCCAAAAGAACTGGCCGCCCGGGGCCAAATTCGCACATCCGACAAGTTCTCCGAATGGATCGTTCCCATTGATGTCGTCAAGAAAACGACGATCGAGGTGCAATACGCATGGTAG
- a CDS encoding DUF7133 domain-containing protein yields the protein MVVRLLLFLFAVSCTCLLNVARAADENDFYRLETIVASPAATESRSKTWRPAPDGLAMEVSGIAVLDDKRVAVAIRKGEVWILGGVYDDPPENVTYKRFASALHEPLGLLKLGDSLYTTQRSELTRLRDSDGDEVADEYLTVAKGWGVTGHYHEYAYGPKLDGDGNLWVTLNIGLGLKGKQLQRTVHEPTLNLRQGRWRGWGMKIGSDGELIPICAGMRSPSGLGANAEGDMFYTDQQGNWVATNSLHHMREGVFFHHAEALASMNLPGSPISGIEKIPNGVPFPEAVRLLPQLQPPAVWFPYKKAGQSTTDIMLDDSDGKFGPFAGQLFIGEFTQAAMTRVFLEKVDGEYQGACFPFRYGFASAVLRMAQGTDGSMFVGLTNRGWSSLGTASYGLQRLIWTGHTPFEIKEMRARPDGFELLFTKPVDRETAANVASYALKSYTYLYHSTYGSDEIQNKNLTIPAATVSDDGLRVHLQVDGLRELFVHELTAKGIRSADGKPLLHPEAYYTLNRIPKK from the coding sequence ATGGTAGTTCGACTTCTGCTATTTTTGTTCGCCGTTTCGTGCACGTGCCTTCTCAATGTCGCGCGCGCGGCTGACGAGAATGACTTTTATCGATTGGAAACCATTGTCGCTTCGCCGGCAGCGACGGAATCGCGATCCAAGACATGGCGTCCGGCGCCTGACGGTTTGGCGATGGAGGTGAGCGGCATCGCCGTCCTAGACGACAAACGAGTCGCTGTCGCTATACGTAAAGGAGAAGTCTGGATTCTCGGCGGCGTGTATGACGATCCTCCCGAAAACGTCACCTACAAACGATTTGCCTCCGCCCTGCACGAACCTTTGGGGCTGCTCAAGCTGGGGGATTCGTTGTATACGACGCAGCGTAGCGAGCTGACTCGACTGCGCGACAGCGATGGCGACGAGGTGGCCGATGAGTATCTGACAGTTGCTAAAGGCTGGGGCGTCACCGGGCATTATCATGAGTACGCCTACGGCCCCAAACTCGACGGCGACGGCAATCTGTGGGTCACGCTCAATATCGGATTGGGGCTCAAGGGAAAACAGCTGCAGCGTACTGTGCACGAACCAACCCTCAACCTGCGACAGGGACGTTGGCGCGGTTGGGGCATGAAAATCGGCAGCGATGGCGAATTGATCCCCATCTGCGCCGGCATGCGCTCCCCCAGTGGACTGGGTGCCAATGCCGAGGGCGACATGTTCTACACCGACCAGCAGGGGAATTGGGTCGCCACGAATTCACTGCACCATATGCGTGAGGGGGTCTTTTTCCATCATGCCGAAGCGCTCGCCTCAATGAATCTCCCCGGCTCGCCGATCAGCGGGATCGAGAAAATCCCCAACGGCGTCCCTTTTCCCGAAGCGGTCCGACTGCTGCCGCAACTGCAACCGCCGGCGGTTTGGTTTCCTTACAAAAAGGCGGGACAATCGACGACCGACATCATGCTCGATGATAGCGACGGCAAGTTTGGGCCATTCGCGGGCCAACTCTTTATCGGCGAATTCACCCAAGCCGCCATGACCCGCGTGTTTCTCGAAAAAGTCGACGGCGAATATCAAGGCGCCTGTTTCCCCTTTCGTTACGGATTCGCCTCGGCCGTCTTACGAATGGCGCAAGGCACCGATGGCAGCATGTTCGTCGGTTTAACCAATCGCGGTTGGAGCAGTTTGGGAACCGCATCGTACGGGCTGCAGCGATTGATTTGGACCGGCCATACACCCTTCGAGATCAAAGAAATGCGTGCCCGTCCCGATGGGTTTGAATTACTGTTCACCAAACCGGTCGACCGAGAAACCGCCGCCAACGTCGCGTCTTACGCCCTCAAGAGCTACACCTATCTGTATCACTCCACTTATGGCAGCGACGAGATTCAAAACAAGAACCTGACAATCCCCGCAGCGACCGTTTCAGACGACGGCTTACGGGTGCATCTGCAGGTCGACGGTTTACGGGAACTGTTTGTCCACGAACTCACCGCCAAAGGCATCCGCAGCGCCGATGGCAAACCGTTATTGCACCCCGAAGCCTACTACACCCTCAACCGCATCCCCAAAAAATAA
- a CDS encoding phosphodiesterase, giving the protein MTTQILQLSDFHLLKNRADELRGVPTADCLMDLLTLVRTNYSAADLFVFTGDIAAYGDVEAYQQTRELFADLLPRCVMIPGNHDDSDLMREVLPERIAGSSGPVTFACDVAGWRMIGLDSHVAGAVHGELSGEQIAWLADELSQHADQPTLLFMHHPPISVASVWLDRIMLRNANELAEVLHAAPQVRGIFCGHVHQEFSGMLSAIPVHTTPATAIQFSPHTEELEFDHLPPGFRVIELDGDAMHTHIVRLPELKYPAT; this is encoded by the coding sequence ATGACCACACAGATTCTGCAACTTTCCGATTTTCATCTATTAAAGAATCGTGCCGATGAATTACGGGGTGTCCCGACCGCTGACTGTCTGATGGATTTATTAACCCTGGTACGCACGAATTATTCGGCGGCGGATCTGTTTGTTTTCACCGGCGATATTGCCGCCTATGGCGATGTGGAAGCCTATCAGCAGACTCGTGAATTGTTTGCAGATCTGTTGCCGCGGTGCGTGATGATTCCCGGCAACCATGACGATTCGGACCTAATGCGAGAAGTTCTTCCTGAGAGAATCGCCGGTTCATCCGGTCCCGTGACCTTTGCGTGCGACGTAGCTGGGTGGCGGATGATTGGTTTGGATTCGCATGTTGCCGGAGCGGTGCATGGTGAATTGTCCGGCGAACAAATTGCCTGGCTGGCCGATGAATTATCTCAGCACGCCGACCAGCCAACGCTGTTGTTCATGCACCATCCGCCGATTTCCGTAGCGAGCGTCTGGCTGGACCGGATCATGCTTCGCAACGCAAACGAATTGGCGGAGGTACTGCATGCCGCACCGCAGGTTCGCGGAATCTTTTGCGGGCATGTTCACCAAGAATTCAGCGGGATGTTGAGCGCGATCCCCGTACACACCACACCGGCGACGGCGATTCAGTTTTCGCCCCACACCGAAGAGTTAGAATTCGACCACTTGCCCCCGGGCTTCCGCGTGATTGAACTCGACGGCGACGCAATGCATACCCACATCGTCCGCTTGCCGGAGCTAAAGTACCCCGCCACCTAG
- a CDS encoding CoA transferase subunit A encodes MTPTDPLPRGNGPLFLDCDPDAARDAFAEKSKQLQSKVMTVPEAVRQFVNDGDYLAAGGFGGDRIATALLHEIVRQQKQGLGLAGHTATHDFQILCAGNQTGRGQLLSRVDAAYIVGLEARGLSPHARRVVESGEVQLCEWTNYTLALRFQAAAMGLPYLPARSMLGTDTFQQSAAQTVICPFTGKKLAAIPALWPDVAVIHVHEADCYGNCRIRGTSVTDYHLARAAKKLIISCERLIDTEEIRRDPTATMIPFYCVDAVCEVPYGSFPANMPYEYFSDETHLCEWLTTERDPVQYKKYLHHYIFDVADFHEYLLRCGGLPRLQELRRQELFPAD; translated from the coding sequence ATGACACCAACCGATCCCCTACCGCGCGGCAATGGGCCGCTCTTCCTGGATTGCGATCCCGATGCGGCGCGGGATGCGTTTGCGGAAAAATCGAAGCAACTGCAGTCCAAAGTCATGACCGTTCCCGAAGCCGTCCGGCAATTTGTCAACGATGGCGATTACCTGGCTGCAGGCGGATTCGGCGGGGACCGCATTGCCACAGCCCTGTTGCACGAAATTGTGCGGCAGCAAAAACAGGGACTGGGACTGGCCGGGCATACGGCGACTCACGATTTTCAGATTCTGTGCGCAGGCAATCAAACCGGTCGCGGCCAATTGCTCAGTCGCGTCGATGCTGCCTACATCGTCGGGCTGGAAGCACGCGGACTCTCCCCCCATGCGCGGCGAGTCGTCGAAAGCGGCGAGGTGCAGTTGTGCGAGTGGACCAATTACACGCTCGCCCTGCGATTCCAAGCGGCGGCAATGGGGCTGCCGTATTTGCCCGCAAGAAGCATGCTGGGGACCGATACATTCCAGCAGAGCGCCGCTCAGACCGTCATCTGTCCCTTCACCGGAAAAAAACTCGCCGCCATCCCCGCCCTGTGGCCGGATGTCGCCGTGATCCACGTGCACGAGGCGGATTGTTATGGAAATTGCCGCATTCGCGGCACCTCGGTCACGGACTACCATCTCGCCCGCGCCGCCAAGAAATTGATCATCAGTTGCGAACGGCTGATCGACACAGAGGAGATTCGCCGCGACCCGACCGCCACGATGATCCCGTTTTATTGCGTCGATGCGGTCTGCGAAGTCCCGTACGGTAGTTTTCCCGCCAATATGCCGTATGAATATTTTTCCGACGAAACGCATCTGTGCGAATGGTTGACCACCGAACGCGATCCGGTGCAGTACAAAAAGTACCTGCATCATTATATTTTTGACGTCGCCGATTTCCACGAATACCTCTTGCGTTGCGGTGGTTTGCCCCGTCTGCAAGAGCTGAGGCGGCAAGAACTGTTTCCTGCGGATTGA
- a CDS encoding glycosyltransferase family 2 protein, with protein sequence MDGLLIAYCSLASVGLLVCLLTLIQTWEHRRYHSKRLAATDEPFAHPPVMLFVPCKGVDLDFESNLQSLFTQEYANYQLCFIAESIHDPAVAVIEQFQKQFPAVPCRIEIAGLANDCGQKVHNLIVATTNIPDNIEVLAFADSDACPGPLWLARMVRRTANSRTGVVTGYRWFVPVRPTWSNHIVAAMNNQLAGNLGLRLFNLVWGGSWAMRKEVFERLNFPHAWQGCLNDDLLVTQAVRKAGLKVVYEPHCLVASAVDFDFPAMLEFARRQYFQVRIYTPRWWWLGLAAAGLVNVMYLGSAILAVTWAITGGPFLVPLVCGAIYYACSSMRTALRQRTMRPFLQIPPATFREVTRFERFAAPLTAIFQLVAVVSSAGGRRIVWRGIRYYVAGPHETCIEFRPEQQINDRANAA encoded by the coding sequence ATGGATGGCCTGTTGATCGCCTATTGCAGCCTCGCCAGTGTCGGCCTACTGGTTTGCCTGCTGACGTTGATTCAAACGTGGGAGCACCGTCGTTATCACAGCAAACGGCTCGCGGCCACTGATGAACCGTTTGCGCATCCCCCCGTCATGCTGTTTGTGCCGTGCAAAGGGGTCGATCTGGACTTCGAGAGCAACCTGCAATCGTTGTTCACACAAGAGTATGCGAACTATCAACTTTGCTTCATCGCCGAATCGATCCACGACCCCGCAGTGGCAGTGATTGAACAATTCCAAAAGCAGTTTCCCGCAGTCCCCTGCCGAATCGAAATCGCCGGGCTGGCCAACGATTGCGGGCAAAAGGTGCACAACCTGATCGTCGCGACAACGAACATTCCCGACAACATTGAAGTCTTGGCCTTTGCGGATTCCGATGCCTGTCCCGGCCCGCTGTGGTTGGCGAGAATGGTACGCCGCACCGCGAATAGCCGCACGGGTGTGGTCACCGGCTATCGTTGGTTTGTGCCTGTTCGACCGACTTGGAGCAACCACATCGTCGCCGCCATGAACAATCAACTCGCCGGCAACTTGGGCCTGCGACTGTTCAACCTCGTCTGGGGCGGATCGTGGGCCATGCGCAAAGAGGTCTTTGAGAGGCTGAATTTTCCCCATGCGTGGCAAGGCTGCTTGAATGATGACTTACTCGTGACCCAGGCGGTCCGCAAAGCCGGGCTGAAGGTCGTCTACGAACCGCACTGCCTTGTCGCCTCGGCCGTCGATTTTGATTTCCCGGCGATGTTGGAATTTGCAAGGCGGCAATACTTCCAAGTCCGCATTTACACCCCCCGCTGGTGGTGGCTGGGGCTGGCTGCGGCGGGTTTGGTCAATGTTATGTATCTTGGCTCGGCAATCCTGGCCGTGACCTGGGCGATAACCGGTGGGCCGTTCTTGGTTCCGCTGGTCTGTGGAGCAATCTACTATGCGTGCTCGAGCATGCGAACGGCGCTCCGTCAGCGCACCATGCGGCCGTTTCTACAAATCCCCCCCGCTACGTTTCGCGAGGTCACACGTTTCGAAAGATTCGCCGCACCACTGACTGCGATCTTCCAATTGGTCGCCGTCGTCTCATCGGCCGGGGGACGCCGCATCGTCTGGCGGGGCATCCGGTATTACGTCGCCGGCCCGCATGAGACTTGCATCGAATTCCGGCCTGAGCAGCAAATCAACGACCGAGCGAACGCCGCTTAA
- a CDS encoding alpha/beta fold hydrolase translates to MRMIACRGSFVLAILICATAVVAGESKRLTGFEDRLIPMEHGQLCCAHRPGDGPTLLLIPGTFSDSRAFAKLAPHLGKDLNLFVLENRGLGRSWPPPQDGSIEQCAQDALFVAEKLGLESFYIGGHSLGGMISLEVGRRAPEKLRGVISLEGWTSWHAARDAFRGDMRATLTDEQLAELAAYRKEVLSKWSDEQRSSFGKVWKAWDGLSFLEDTSLPVLEIYGDRGRARPTREMLRIPERDNIQLKWIDNSSHSLHYQHPRRVAEALNRFIRQQEVKRAGK, encoded by the coding sequence ATGCGAATGATTGCATGTCGCGGAAGTTTCGTGTTGGCGATTCTGATTTGTGCGACCGCGGTCGTCGCAGGCGAGTCGAAACGTCTGACCGGGTTCGAGGACCGGTTGATTCCAATGGAGCACGGGCAGTTGTGCTGTGCGCATCGGCCGGGCGACGGACCGACGTTGCTGCTCATTCCCGGCACATTTTCTGACAGTCGTGCCTTTGCCAAGTTGGCGCCGCATTTGGGCAAAGACCTGAATCTGTTCGTCCTGGAAAACCGCGGGTTAGGCCGCAGTTGGCCTCCGCCGCAGGATGGATCTATTGAACAATGCGCACAAGATGCGTTGTTTGTGGCGGAAAAGCTTGGCCTTGAATCGTTTTATATCGGCGGGCATAGCCTGGGGGGGATGATCTCGCTGGAAGTTGGACGCCGTGCGCCGGAGAAGCTGCGCGGTGTGATCTCGCTGGAAGGCTGGACGAGCTGGCATGCGGCGCGTGACGCATTTCGTGGCGATATGAGGGCGACGCTAACCGACGAACAGTTGGCCGAATTGGCGGCCTATCGCAAAGAGGTGTTGTCCAAGTGGAGCGATGAACAGCGTTCGTCGTTTGGCAAGGTGTGGAAGGCTTGGGACGGTCTGTCGTTCTTGGAAGATACGTCCTTGCCCGTGTTGGAAATCTACGGAGACCGTGGCCGCGCACGACCGACACGCGAGATGTTGCGAATTCCAGAGCGGGACAATATCCAACTCAAATGGATCGACAATTCATCGCATTCGCTGCACTACCAACATCCTCGACGGGTGGCCGAAGCGCTCAACCGCTTCATTCGCCAGCAAGAAGTCAAACGAGCCGGCAAATAA
- a CDS encoding DUF1501 domain-containing protein has product MAGSCHQFTPVINRRDLLKQSAAGFGMLALADLLSGSGKTAHGANRAQNPLSPQEPHFPARAKRVIFLFMHGGPSQVDTFDYKPKLDEDDNKPLPFDKPRVFSSQTGTLLKSPWKFSQHGESGAWVSSLFPHVAKHVDDLCIINGMHGSNSRHGGALLELHTGTDTFIRPSMGSWITYGLGTENQDLPGFVTVCPSLTHGGMNNWSSAFLPAAYQGTPMGNAGTQSKDAKIPYITGKTPRDLQRMELDFLQQMNRKRLEESGPDAGLEGRINAFELAFRMQAAAPELQDVSSESEETLKLYGIDDKTTEDFGRQCLMARRFAERGVRFVQVSHSYKWDQHGGLRKDHQRNAQEVDKPIAGLLADMKRLGLLEDTLILWGGEFGRTPVSQGDRDGRDHNPQGYTMWLAGGGVKGGMRYGKTDDYGYFAVEDKVHIHDLHATMLHLLGLNHEKLTYRYGGRDFRLTDVHGEVVHKILS; this is encoded by the coding sequence ATGGCTGGAAGTTGTCATCAATTTACGCCAGTGATCAATCGTCGCGATTTGCTCAAACAATCCGCGGCCGGTTTCGGCATGTTGGCGCTCGCTGATTTGTTGTCCGGTTCGGGAAAAACTGCGCACGGGGCCAATCGTGCTCAAAATCCCCTCTCGCCGCAGGAGCCGCACTTCCCGGCCCGTGCGAAGCGGGTCATCTTCTTGTTCATGCACGGAGGGCCGTCACAGGTCGATACATTCGATTACAAACCCAAACTAGATGAAGACGACAACAAACCGTTGCCGTTTGATAAGCCCCGCGTTTTTTCGAGTCAAACCGGCACGCTGCTCAAGTCTCCCTGGAAATTCAGTCAGCATGGGGAATCGGGAGCATGGGTTAGTTCGCTGTTTCCGCACGTCGCCAAACATGTCGACGATTTGTGCATCATTAACGGTATGCACGGATCGAATTCGCGGCATGGTGGGGCGCTGTTGGAATTGCATACTGGGACCGATACGTTCATTCGTCCCAGCATGGGATCGTGGATCACCTACGGCCTGGGGACCGAAAACCAAGACCTGCCCGGTTTTGTGACCGTCTGTCCTTCCTTAACACACGGCGGGATGAACAACTGGAGTTCCGCATTTTTGCCAGCCGCCTATCAAGGAACGCCGATGGGCAATGCGGGAACGCAGTCCAAAGACGCCAAGATTCCCTACATTACTGGAAAAACGCCTCGCGACTTGCAACGGATGGAGTTGGACTTTTTGCAGCAGATGAACCGTAAACGCTTAGAGGAATCGGGACCGGACGCGGGGTTGGAAGGTCGCATCAACGCCTTCGAACTGGCGTTTCGCATGCAGGCAGCCGCGCCGGAATTGCAGGACGTCTCGTCGGAGTCGGAAGAAACCCTGAAGCTATACGGAATCGATGACAAAACCACTGAAGATTTCGGACGGCAATGTTTGATGGCGCGGCGATTCGCTGAACGGGGCGTGCGATTTGTGCAGGTCTCGCACAGTTACAAATGGGACCAACACGGCGGTTTGCGCAAGGACCATCAACGGAATGCGCAGGAAGTCGATAAACCAATTGCGGGCCTATTAGCCGATATGAAGCGGTTGGGATTGTTGGAAGATACATTGATCCTGTGGGGCGGCGAATTCGGCCGCACACCGGTTTCGCAAGGGGACCGTGACGGCCGTGACCACAATCCGCAAGGCTACACAATGTGGTTGGCCGGCGGCGGTGTGAAGGGGGGCATGCGGTACGGGAAGACCGACGATTACGGTTATTTTGCCGTCGAGGACAAAGTGCACATTCACGACCTGCACGCCACGATGCTGCATCTGTTAGGCCTGAATCACGAAAAGCTGACCTATCGTTACGGCGGGCGCGATTTCCGTTTGACTGACGTACATGGCGAAGTCGTGCATAAGATCCTTTCTTAA